In Paenibacillus phoenicis, one genomic interval encodes:
- a CDS encoding Na-translocating system protein MpsC family protein, translating to MAISTAGEWKQDILRIYNAINKQIFNVGVKQQKVDFVGNKIVIISLNGRVPVLKLLDEAYPHSTRQLDYLLFQVFKREIKAALERQFQLNIVAVLKDYDAETEFSGTIVVLDRDVEDYLKESSELR from the coding sequence ATGGCCATCTCAACCGCTGGCGAATGGAAGCAGGACATTTTGAGGATTTACAACGCGATAAATAAGCAAATCTTTAACGTGGGTGTAAAACAGCAAAAAGTAGATTTCGTCGGCAACAAAATTGTGATTATTTCTTTGAACGGGCGAGTGCCTGTCTTAAAGCTATTGGATGAGGCTTATCCTCACTCCACGAGGCAGCTGGATTACTTGTTGTTTCAGGTGTTCAAGCGGGAGATTAAGGCAGCCCTCGAACGGCAATTTCAACTGAATATCGTCGCCGTACTCAAAGATTACGATGCAGAGACCGAATTTTCCGGTACGATCGTTGTCTTGGATCGCGACGTGGAGGATTATCTGAAGGAGTCGTCGGAACTTCGCTAA
- a CDS encoding cupin domain-containing protein: protein MEKLALAQLQDFQAEKFSKRIAFKKGESVVFVLNFMPGQELPTHTHPNTDVFILALQGSGSITVDGATSPLNQGEALHLEGAEAFSYRNDGTEPASLYVVLTKVPAPEYAQNI, encoded by the coding sequence ATGGAAAAATTAGCATTAGCCCAGCTTCAGGACTTCCAAGCCGAGAAATTCTCCAAACGGATCGCCTTCAAAAAAGGCGAAAGCGTCGTGTTCGTGCTGAACTTTATGCCGGGCCAAGAGCTGCCAACCCACACGCATCCGAATACGGACGTATTTATTCTAGCCCTGCAAGGCAGCGGGTCGATCACGGTGGACGGAGCAACCTCGCCGCTGAATCAGGGTGAAGCACTGCATCTGGAAGGAGCGGAAGCCTTTTCCTACCGGAATGACGGAACGGAGCCCGCCAGCCTGTACGTTGTCTTAACCAAAGTTCCCGCACCAGAGTACGCGCAGAATATTTAA
- a CDS encoding carbohydrate-binding protein, giving the protein MEKVTGTGGWQEFKVFSAEVTAPVRSKHIVFLYFKGSDWLFNLDKFTLAIPPYLRHRLLRLSRLVTTPHQERLSMCER; this is encoded by the coding sequence ATGGAGAAGGTTACGGGAACCGGCGGCTGGCAGGAGTTTAAGGTGTTCTCGGCGGAGGTCACCGCTCCGGTACGCAGCAAGCATATCGTTTTCCTGTACTTCAAAGGCTCGGATTGGCTGTTTAACCTGGATAAGTTTACGTTGGCGATCCCGCCGTATTTACGGCACCGCCTGTTACGCCTGAGCCGCCTCGTGACCACACCCCACCAGGAGAGGTTGAGCATGTGCGAGCGGTAA
- a CDS encoding glycoside hydrolase family 125 protein: MTEQLTQSDIIVLVETKMKHRPKIVEMFKRCYENTLETTIHRHDDGTVFMLTGDIPAMWLRDSVNQLRPYLIPAAQDAGLREIIEGVLRTQYQSILRDPYANAFNEFENFRGHQTDLTEMSGWIWERKYEVDSLCYPLQLAYLYWKNTGETRHFTPEFKQAAELILQTWRTEQRHEELSKYTFVRENSGETDRLPGPVGYTGMTWSGFRPSDDACKYGYLVPSNLFAIVVLGYLLEINERFFGDDAFADEVRALREDIRQGIEKYAIIEDAEFGKVYAYEVDGLGGVNLMDDANVPSLLSLPYLDYCSKGDPIYLNTRRMILSRRNPYYYEGTYAKGIGSPHTPPDYIWHIALSIQGITALEESEKLEILDMFERTDAGTNLVHEGFHKDNPSEYTREWFSWSNAMFVEFVLSLCGLEIAMR; this comes from the coding sequence ATGACTGAGCAACTGACTCAATCCGATATTATTGTCTTGGTGGAGACGAAAATGAAGCATCGCCCGAAAATCGTGGAGATGTTCAAACGGTGTTATGAAAATACGCTGGAAACCACCATCCATCGCCACGACGACGGGACGGTGTTTATGCTGACCGGCGATATCCCGGCCATGTGGTTGCGCGATTCCGTGAACCAGCTTCGGCCGTATCTGATCCCGGCGGCGCAGGATGCCGGCTTGCGCGAGATTATCGAGGGCGTGTTGAGAACGCAATACCAATCGATCCTGCGGGACCCGTATGCCAACGCGTTTAACGAATTTGAGAATTTCCGCGGCCATCAGACGGATTTGACTGAGATGTCCGGCTGGATTTGGGAACGTAAATACGAGGTGGATTCGTTATGTTATCCTCTGCAGTTAGCCTATCTTTATTGGAAAAATACCGGGGAAACCCGCCACTTCACGCCGGAATTTAAGCAAGCGGCCGAGTTGATTTTGCAAACCTGGCGGACTGAGCAGCGGCATGAGGAACTGTCAAAATACACGTTCGTCCGGGAAAACAGCGGGGAAACAGATCGGCTTCCGGGACCGGTCGGCTATACGGGGATGACCTGGTCGGGCTTCCGCCCCAGCGACGATGCCTGCAAATACGGCTATCTCGTTCCGTCGAACCTTTTTGCCATCGTGGTGTTGGGTTATTTGCTGGAGATCAATGAGCGGTTTTTCGGAGATGACGCTTTCGCCGATGAGGTACGTGCGCTGCGAGAGGACATTCGGCAGGGGATTGAAAAATACGCCATCATCGAGGATGCGGAGTTCGGGAAGGTGTACGCGTACGAGGTTGACGGGCTTGGCGGCGTGAATCTGATGGACGATGCCAACGTGCCCAGCCTGTTGTCGCTGCCTTATCTCGATTACTGCAGCAAAGGCGATCCGATCTATCTCAACACGCGCCGGATGATTCTGAGCCGCCGCAACCCTTACTACTATGAAGGAACGTATGCCAAAGGCATCGGCAGCCCGCACACTCCGCCAGACTACATTTGGCACATCGCCTTGTCCATTCAGGGAATCACCGCGCTGGAGGAATCGGAAAAGCTGGAGATTCTGGATATGTTCGAGCGGACCGATGCCGGAACGAATCTGGTGCATGAAGGGTTTCACAAGGATAATCCATCGGAGTATACGCGGGAATGGTTCTCCTGGTCCAACGCCATGTTTGTTGAATTCGTGCTCAGTTTATGTGGTCTGGAAATTGCCATGCGCTAG
- a CDS encoding glycoside hydrolase family 76 protein, protein MDRRELGWAQLADRMHRDLFDCYGNEQTGILDQWYPRTAGRAGENFYYWWQAHVLDVLVDAYERTGDPALPDRMRQFCRSLERYNGGTFTHNYYDDMEWTALALLRAYRATGEAWYEEKVQELWADIQTAWNEHCGGHRSRLLRGAVRA, encoded by the coding sequence ATGGATCGCCGCGAGCTAGGCTGGGCCCAACTGGCGGACCGCATGCACCGCGACCTGTTCGACTGCTACGGGAATGAGCAGACCGGCATCCTGGACCAGTGGTATCCGCGTACGGCGGGCCGGGCCGGCGAAAATTTCTACTACTGGTGGCAAGCCCATGTCCTCGACGTGCTGGTGGATGCCTACGAGCGGACCGGCGACCCGGCGCTGCCCGATCGGATGAGGCAGTTCTGCCGCAGTCTGGAGCGTTATAACGGCGGGACGTTCACGCATAATTATTACGACGACATGGAGTGGACGGCGCTGGCGCTGCTGCGGGCTTACCGGGCGACCGGTGAGGCGTGGTATGAGGAGAAGGTCCAAGAGCTGTGGGCGGACATCCAAACGGCTTGGAATGAGCATTGCGGCGGGCACCGCAGCCGCCTGCTTCGAGGAGCTGTGCGAGCCTGA
- a CDS encoding glycoside hydrolase family 76 protein, whose protein sequence is MKTTTKETEITQQRADLAQTALDELFWNEKIQMYNIQTPCENGACNEIFHYWWMAHAVDVLVDGLRRTGDRRYAQRLEQLYDGLLQRNGGAWPNELYDDMEWMALAWLRAYQATGEPRYKEASQLLWQDIQTGWNEQMGGGIAWQKSQLDYKNTPANAPAIILAARLYQAFGDPDDWAWAQRIYEWQAANLIDPATGLVWDGMNRTGDGTIDKDWRFTYCQGVFIGASVEMYRVSGDTAYLEAALRTFRVVLQEFTSSETGLLPEEGDGDAGLFKGILIRYLVQLAQAAPDHPEIAEYVALQAERAWSRLAAPQQPRFGTDWSCGPAPEGAVSLSSQLSGVMLMEAAAALETGADQAASELTSDAAPQGEMP, encoded by the coding sequence ATGAAGACCACCACGAAGGAAACTGAAATCACGCAGCAACGGGCCGACTTGGCTCAGACGGCGCTGGACGAATTATTCTGGAACGAAAAGATCCAAATGTACAATATTCAAACGCCTTGTGAAAACGGGGCATGCAACGAGATTTTTCATTACTGGTGGATGGCGCATGCGGTGGATGTGCTGGTCGACGGACTGCGGCGCACGGGGGACCGGCGATATGCCCAGCGGCTGGAGCAGCTGTACGACGGACTGCTTCAGCGCAACGGCGGCGCATGGCCCAATGAGCTGTACGACGATATGGAGTGGATGGCGCTCGCTTGGCTGCGCGCCTATCAAGCCACGGGCGAACCGCGCTACAAGGAGGCCTCCCAGCTGCTGTGGCAGGACATCCAAACCGGATGGAACGAGCAAATGGGCGGCGGGATCGCCTGGCAGAAATCGCAGCTGGACTATAAAAACACCCCGGCCAACGCCCCTGCCATCATCCTGGCGGCCCGGTTGTACCAAGCGTTTGGCGATCCGGACGATTGGGCTTGGGCACAGCGGATCTATGAGTGGCAGGCGGCGAACCTTATCGACCCGGCCACCGGGTTGGTGTGGGACGGTATGAACCGTACCGGGGATGGGACGATCGACAAGGATTGGCGGTTCACTTATTGCCAAGGCGTCTTTATTGGAGCTTCGGTGGAGATGTACCGGGTAAGCGGTGATACAGCCTACTTGGAGGCGGCGCTTCGCACGTTCCGCGTCGTCCTACAGGAGTTTACCTCCAGCGAGACCGGCCTGCTGCCGGAGGAAGGGGACGGCGATGCCGGACTGTTCAAAGGCATCCTGATCCGTTACTTGGTGCAGTTGGCTCAGGCGGCCCCGGACCATCCCGAGATTGCCGAGTACGTCGCCCTTCAGGCGGAACGCGCCTGGAGCCGGCTGGCCGCTCCGCAGCAACCGCGGTTCGGCACGGATTGGAGCTGTGGTCCAGCACCGGAGGGGGCCGTGTCCCTCAGCTCGCAGCTAAGCGGCGTGATGCTGATGGAGGCGGCGGCAGCGCTTGAAACGGGTGCGGATCAGGCGGCCTCGGAGCTAACGTCGGATGCTGCGCCCCAAGGGGAGATGCCGTGA
- a CDS encoding carbohydrate ABC transporter permease, giving the protein MTNPETIKTGVGTRRPQIGVPMQKRLANVLFYTVGSIIAVIMFLPFYWSVLTSFKQDEDMFTLPIKWFTANLTFEHYYNAFTTVPFGLYFWNSFILAAAGVLCNLFFGSLSGFAFAKLKFRMNQPFFRILLVSMMVPGIVTMIPSVYVLRHIPLAGGNDLFGSGGYGLMNSFWGIILPGASGTFAVFFMRQFFLTLPNDMMEMARIEGCGEFKIFWRIYLPLTKPALATLGIFTFQAGWNGFLWPMIVLNDPSKATIQMGLQAFSYNYQTDYGPMMAGALVAILPILVLFLLLQRYFIQGIAFSGIKG; this is encoded by the coding sequence ATGACAAATCCAGAGACGATAAAAACGGGCGTCGGTACCCGGCGTCCACAAATCGGTGTACCCATGCAGAAGCGATTAGCGAATGTACTGTTTTATACGGTTGGCAGCATCATCGCGGTCATTATGTTTTTGCCCTTTTATTGGAGCGTGCTGACCTCGTTTAAACAAGACGAAGACATGTTCACCCTGCCGATTAAATGGTTTACGGCGAACCTGACGTTCGAGCATTATTACAACGCGTTTACGACCGTGCCTTTTGGCCTTTATTTCTGGAATTCCTTTATTCTTGCGGCAGCTGGGGTGTTATGTAACCTGTTCTTCGGTTCGCTGAGCGGCTTTGCGTTTGCCAAGCTGAAATTCCGGATGAACCAGCCGTTCTTCCGCATCCTGCTTGTCTCCATGATGGTGCCGGGGATCGTGACGATGATCCCCAGCGTTTACGTGCTGCGCCATATCCCGCTGGCAGGCGGCAACGACTTGTTCGGCAGCGGGGGGTACGGGCTGATGAACTCGTTTTGGGGTATTATTTTGCCGGGGGCATCCGGGACGTTTGCGGTATTTTTCATGCGACAGTTCTTTCTGACCCTGCCCAATGACATGATGGAGATGGCGCGGATCGAAGGCTGCGGTGAATTCAAAATCTTCTGGCGCATTTACTTGCCGCTGACCAAGCCGGCGCTGGCTACACTCGGGATCTTTACGTTCCAGGCCGGCTGGAACGGCTTCCTCTGGCCGATGATCGTCCTGAACGATCCGTCGAAGGCGACGATTCAGATGGGGCTGCAGGCTTTTTCATACAATTATCAGACGGACTATGGGCCGATGATGGCGGGGGCGCTGGTGGCGATCCTGCCGATCCTGGTGCTGTTCCTGCTGCTGCAGCGGTATTTTATCCAGGGGATCGCGTTTAGTGGAATCAAGGGCTAG
- a CDS encoding carbohydrate ABC transporter permease translates to MASVNKLERHQARMAYLFITPTMLLFAVFMVIPVVMALYLSFTNYDVLSSNDWVGLDNYRRLIDDALLWQTFLNVFYYAIVFVPLNLLISLLFAMLLNKKIRGVKLFRTFYYLPTLTSAVAAATVWIWMLHPEYGMINGLLAYLGITGPAWVSQTETAMLSIIVMTLWQSVGSNMIIYLAGLQGVPDYLYESARLDGASRFACFRYITWPQLRPTTFLVSVMSIIGALQLFDQAFVLTQGGPANVTKTPVYLIYQQGFNQLQMGYASAQAFVLAMAILVFSIISMKITKAEEPIV, encoded by the coding sequence ATGGCATCCGTCAATAAGCTCGAACGGCATCAGGCCCGAATGGCCTATCTGTTCATTACACCAACTATGTTGCTATTTGCCGTATTCATGGTCATCCCCGTCGTGATGGCCCTGTACCTCAGCTTCACCAACTATGACGTGCTGAGCAGCAACGATTGGGTTGGGCTGGACAATTACCGCCGCCTGATCGACGATGCGCTGCTTTGGCAGACCTTTTTAAACGTGTTCTATTACGCGATCGTTTTTGTACCGCTGAATTTGTTGATCTCCTTGCTGTTTGCGATGCTGCTTAACAAAAAGATACGCGGGGTCAAGCTGTTCCGCACGTTTTATTACCTGCCGACCTTGACCTCGGCCGTCGCGGCGGCCACCGTATGGATCTGGATGCTGCATCCCGAATACGGGATGATTAACGGACTGCTCGCATACCTTGGCATCACCGGCCCGGCTTGGGTGTCGCAAACGGAGACGGCCATGCTGTCGATCATCGTCATGACGCTTTGGCAGTCGGTTGGCTCCAACATGATCATCTATTTGGCCGGCCTTCAAGGCGTGCCGGACTATCTGTACGAATCGGCCCGGCTGGACGGGGCGTCGCGGTTTGCCTGCTTCCGCTACATCACTTGGCCGCAGCTTCGCCCAACGACGTTCCTGGTCAGTGTCATGTCCATCATCGGCGCCTTGCAGTTGTTTGACCAGGCGTTTGTCTTAACGCAGGGCGGACCGGCGAACGTCACCAAAACTCCGGTCTACCTGATCTATCAGCAGGGCTTTAACCAATTGCAGATGGGGTATGCCTCGGCGCAGGCGTTTGTGCTGGCGATGGCGATCCTAGTATTTTCAATCATCAGCATGAAAATCACCAAAGCGGAGGAGCCGATCGTATGA
- a CDS encoding ABC transporter substrate-binding protein codes for MKKWMFVMLVTVLFGAMLAACGGGGNGGSAGNGGGSGGSGDTGGGGNTEKVKLTFWGDWGGEGQKQFETMVDAFNKSQDKIEVKYVLQQDMVTKFLTAATSGGAPDILFWDRWRTSLYAPKNVLRPIDDYMERDGVNKEDFYEESLKELTNNDKLYGLPLTVDARALFYNKKMFADAGLEAPTTWDELEQAAKTLTKWNGSKLETAGFSMADPGLFNMYLQQAGGQMLSEDGKTNFNNEKGKQVLEFWQRLLNEDKVYKVGFEQGLGEGTDAFVTGKVAMLYTGPWMMSTYNKYGKDLEYGIVPPPAGPNGDKGSVMGGFGLVIPQGSKHPDEAWEFIKWWTANKDNALLWAKTSLNLPGFKPALEDPFFSEDPLWKPFTETLEFAKTRPTHPGYSVMEENALIPNLQLLLQNKQSIDETLKKAQEQGDKLLAENAVVK; via the coding sequence ATGAAAAAGTGGATGTTCGTGATGCTGGTGACCGTCCTGTTTGGTGCGATGCTGGCTGCTTGTGGAGGGGGCGGTAACGGCGGCAGTGCTGGAAACGGCGGCGGCAGCGGGGGTAGTGGTGACACCGGAGGTGGCGGCAATACCGAGAAAGTGAAGCTGACGTTCTGGGGCGACTGGGGCGGCGAAGGGCAGAAGCAGTTTGAGACGATGGTTGACGCCTTCAACAAGTCGCAGGACAAGATCGAAGTCAAATACGTGCTTCAGCAGGATATGGTCACGAAATTCCTGACGGCTGCGACGAGCGGCGGTGCGCCGGATATTTTGTTCTGGGACCGCTGGAGAACCTCGCTGTACGCTCCGAAAAACGTGCTTCGCCCCATTGACGACTATATGGAGCGCGACGGGGTGAATAAAGAAGATTTTTACGAGGAGTCCTTAAAGGAACTGACCAATAACGATAAATTGTACGGTCTGCCGTTAACAGTGGATGCCCGCGCGTTGTTCTACAACAAGAAGATGTTTGCCGATGCAGGGCTGGAGGCGCCAACGACGTGGGACGAATTGGAGCAGGCAGCCAAGACGCTGACGAAATGGAACGGCAGCAAGCTTGAAACCGCAGGCTTCTCCATGGCCGATCCGGGGCTGTTTAACATGTATCTGCAGCAAGCCGGCGGGCAAATGCTCAGCGAGGATGGCAAGACCAACTTCAACAATGAAAAAGGCAAACAGGTTCTGGAGTTTTGGCAGCGCTTGCTGAACGAGGACAAAGTTTATAAGGTCGGCTTCGAACAAGGGCTTGGCGAAGGTACCGACGCGTTTGTTACAGGGAAAGTGGCTATGCTGTACACCGGACCTTGGATGATGAGCACCTACAACAAATATGGCAAGGATCTGGAATACGGCATCGTACCGCCGCCGGCAGGTCCGAATGGCGATAAAGGCAGTGTGATGGGCGGCTTCGGGCTTGTCATCCCGCAAGGCTCCAAGCACCCGGATGAGGCGTGGGAGTTCATCAAATGGTGGACGGCGAACAAGGACAACGCTTTGCTGTGGGCAAAAACGAGCTTGAACCTGCCAGGCTTTAAACCGGCGCTTGAGGATCCGTTCTTTAGTGAAGATCCATTGTGGAAGCCGTTTACGGAAACGTTGGAATTTGCAAAGACGCGTCCGACACATCCGGGATACTCCGTCATGGAGGAGAACGCGCTGATTCCGAATCTGCAACTGCTGCTTCAGAACAAGCAATCGATCGACGAGACGCTGAAAAAAGCCCAAGAGCAAGGCGACAAACTGCTTGCGGAAAATGCGGTCGTGAAGTAA
- a CDS encoding GntR family transcriptional regulator, producing MSETTSSKPMYEKIFDDVKQKILDHSYKPGDRIPSEKELAEEYQVSRITSKRALEMLAAEGIIVRKPGRGSFVTDPEAEGTGAEEQANGRWDGIYSGNRTDKEAAGKLIGVVLTDFAGSYGTRLIYGMEDAAREQDCFLVLKRTFGVQENEEATIRKLLQLGVDGLIVFPAQGEYFNAEILKLVIERFPLVLIDRELKGVAAASIITDNVKAAQEATEHLFDLGHARISLLSPPPIDTSAVEERIEGFVQAHAGRGIAVERELWISDLTSTLPNSFYDDNIERDIQKIMRHLEAHPTISAFFAIEYNIALLAKAAVTRLGLRIPEDVSIICFDSPQFRIGEGYAFTHMRQSEEDMGKLAVENVLALMENRPVANKIKLPAVLVPGESTGPAREERERK from the coding sequence ATGAGTGAAACCACCTCGTCAAAACCGATGTACGAGAAGATTTTCGATGATGTAAAGCAGAAAATCCTAGATCATAGTTATAAACCGGGAGACCGGATTCCATCGGAGAAGGAGCTGGCCGAGGAATATCAGGTTAGCCGGATTACGAGCAAGCGAGCTTTAGAAATGCTGGCTGCCGAGGGGATTATCGTTCGGAAGCCGGGACGCGGCTCGTTTGTGACGGACCCCGAAGCCGAGGGCACAGGCGCGGAGGAACAGGCGAATGGCCGATGGGACGGAATCTATAGTGGGAACAGAACGGACAAGGAGGCTGCCGGAAAGCTGATCGGCGTTGTGCTGACGGATTTTGCCGGCAGCTACGGAACGCGGCTGATCTACGGGATGGAGGATGCTGCGCGGGAGCAGGATTGTTTTCTTGTCCTGAAGCGGACGTTTGGGGTTCAGGAGAACGAGGAAGCGACGATTCGCAAGCTGCTGCAGCTTGGCGTCGACGGATTGATCGTATTTCCGGCACAGGGGGAGTATTTCAACGCGGAAATCCTCAAGCTGGTGATCGAACGCTTCCCGCTGGTGCTGATCGACCGGGAGCTGAAGGGCGTGGCGGCGGCATCCATCATTACCGACAATGTGAAGGCGGCGCAGGAGGCGACGGAGCATTTGTTTGACCTCGGACACGCCCGCATTTCGCTGTTATCTCCGCCGCCCATCGATACGTCGGCCGTCGAGGAACGGATCGAAGGGTTTGTGCAGGCGCATGCCGGCCGCGGTATCGCTGTAGAGCGGGAGCTGTGGATCAGCGACTTGACGTCGACGCTGCCGAACTCTTTTTACGATGACAATATTGAACGGGACATTCAAAAAATCATGCGCCATCTCGAGGCCCATCCTACGATTTCGGCCTTCTTCGCCATCGAGTACAACATCGCGCTGCTGGCTAAAGCGGCGGTGACCCGGCTTGGCCTGCGCATTCCTGAGGACGTGTCGATCATCTGCTTCGACAGCCCGCAGTTCCGCATCGGCGAGGGCTACGCCTTCACCCATATGCGTCAAAGTGAAGAAGATATGGGCAAGCTGGCCGTGGAAAACGTGCTGGCCCTGATGGAGAACCGGCCGGTAGCGAACAAAATCAAGCTGCCCGCGGTGCTCGTCCCCGGGGAGTCCACCGGACCCGCAAGGGAGGAGCGGGAGCGTAAGTAG
- a CDS encoding ROK family protein, with translation MRIGAIEAGGTKFVCGVGNEHGVIEDQISFPTELPEPTLERVIAYFRDKNVEAIGVGSFGPLDLNPSSATYGHVTTTPKPGWNGYDVLGKLKSAFDVPYGWDTDVNAAALGEAKWGAAQGLDSCVYYTVGTGIGVGVLAEGKLVHGLIHPEGGHVLPRRHPEDDFPGLCPYHGDCLEGMAAGPSLEARWKVKGQELAPDHPAWAIEAYYLAQAVTGSILMLSPQKVIMGGGVMQQPQLFLLIRKEVQRNLAGYVNAPAILSGIDDYIVPPGLGNQAGLCGALALGLEALARSN, from the coding sequence ATGCGTATCGGAGCAATTGAGGCCGGCGGGACAAAGTTCGTGTGCGGCGTCGGAAATGAGCACGGAGTCATCGAGGACCAGATCAGCTTCCCCACAGAGCTGCCGGAGCCAACGTTGGAAAGGGTGATTGCTTATTTTCGCGATAAAAATGTAGAAGCGATTGGCGTCGGCTCGTTTGGCCCGCTGGACTTGAATCCAAGCAGCGCCACTTACGGGCATGTCACGACAACACCGAAGCCGGGCTGGAACGGATATGATGTGCTTGGCAAATTAAAATCGGCTTTTGATGTTCCCTATGGCTGGGATACAGACGTGAACGCCGCCGCCTTGGGCGAGGCAAAGTGGGGTGCCGCTCAGGGGCTGGACAGCTGCGTGTATTATACGGTGGGGACCGGGATCGGTGTCGGGGTCTTGGCCGAAGGTAAGCTTGTCCATGGATTGATTCATCCGGAAGGTGGACATGTTCTGCCGCGGCGGCATCCGGAGGACGACTTCCCCGGGCTATGCCCGTATCATGGGGACTGTCTAGAGGGCATGGCTGCGGGGCCAAGTCTTGAAGCGCGTTGGAAGGTAAAAGGACAAGAGCTGGCACCGGACCATCCTGCCTGGGCCATCGAAGCCTACTATTTAGCGCAGGCGGTGACCGGGTCCATCCTCATGCTCTCACCGCAAAAAGTGATCATGGGCGGCGGCGTGATGCAGCAACCGCAGCTGTTCCTGTTGATTCGCAAGGAAGTTCAGCGGAACCTGGCCGGATATGTGAACGCGCCAGCCATTTTAAGTGGGATTGATGATTATATTGTCCCGCCGGGATTAGGGAATCAGGCTGGGCTTTGCGGCGCCCTCGCCCTGGGGTTGGAGGCCTTGGCTCGCTCCAACTGA
- a CDS encoding 3'-5' exoribonuclease YhaM family protein: MTQINQLRNQDEFIGFYLLKELEIKQTNANPPKDYLDIVLCDSTGEIPAKFWDASPTDKETFFPMRLVKVRGIVQTYREKLQVKILQMRLAKPEDGVRLTDFIRSAPISSEALIHTIQAVINDIADPDIQAIVRFCVGKVEEKLAHYPAAKTHHHAYFGGLAYHMVRMLEIGDFLCAQRAFLNPDLLKAGIILHDIAKPEEMVAELGIVSEYSTPGKLLGHISMASQWVTEAAIRLGIALDSPKVLALQHLVLSHHNLGEWGSPVQPQTPEAVALHHIDALDAKLQMVEDALATTPESEAWTPLIRGLENKGIYRLKW, encoded by the coding sequence GTGACGCAAATTAATCAATTACGAAACCAGGATGAATTTATTGGCTTTTATTTGCTGAAGGAGCTGGAGATCAAGCAGACGAACGCGAATCCGCCCAAAGACTATTTAGATATCGTATTGTGCGATTCCACCGGGGAAATCCCGGCCAAATTTTGGGATGCCTCGCCAACGGACAAGGAAACGTTTTTCCCGATGAGGCTCGTGAAGGTGCGGGGAATCGTGCAAACCTACCGCGAGAAGCTGCAGGTGAAAATCTTGCAGATGCGGTTGGCCAAGCCGGAAGACGGCGTGAGGCTCACGGATTTTATCCGCTCTGCGCCCATTTCGTCGGAAGCGCTGATCCATACGATCCAGGCCGTCATCAACGATATTGCCGATCCGGATATTCAGGCGATCGTTCGCTTTTGCGTCGGTAAGGTGGAGGAGAAGCTGGCCCATTATCCCGCGGCCAAAACGCATCATCACGCTTATTTCGGCGGCTTGGCCTACCATATGGTACGGATGCTGGAAATCGGCGATTTTCTATGTGCGCAGCGCGCGTTCTTGAACCCGGACCTGCTGAAGGCGGGCATCATTTTGCACGATATTGCCAAGCCGGAAGAAATGGTGGCTGAACTCGGCATCGTGTCCGAGTATAGTACGCCCGGCAAGCTGCTTGGGCATATTTCGATGGCGTCGCAGTGGGTGACCGAAGCGGCCATTCGCCTGGGCATCGCGCTGGATTCGCCGAAGGTGCTCGCCCTGCAGCATTTGGTGTTGTCCCACCACAACTTGGGGGAATGGGGCAGCCCGGTGCAGCCGCAGACGCCGGAGGCCGTCGCCCTCCACCATATCGATGCGCTGGACGCCAAGCTGCAGATGGTAGAGGACGCGCTGGCTACGACGCCGGAATCCGAAGCGTGGACGCCGTTGATCCGGGGCTTGGAGAACAAGGGGATCTACCGGTTGAAATGGTAG